A genomic region of Homalodisca vitripennis isolate AUS2020 chromosome 5, UT_GWSS_2.1, whole genome shotgun sequence contains the following coding sequences:
- the LOC124362390 gene encoding uncharacterized protein LOC124362390 isoform X1: MRAKPTSNSRAGKSSRGNGKSNGGNPKGVVKRRKEQEQKVIPDLSVLRQPVDTSVCGLKQAVKVFETGTPEVLHLLTYDCDVVYECKVCRNLFRSIANFISHKRVYCTERYSRSQDLRSNKEGENYTVILEDKASERLPTRITARKDLTSIVESLSGQTNRSPLSSEGADSGNDSRTTERRPTTVHLEPMDNTTFGVFQTVLNKPNSQDLMKNQVTELQNLLSQNEVVLGPDGRILQNGVLNVHHEEPEEDHSLVCSACNVKFANRKTLSKHKRLFHEAVRTSYSCPCCKNYFANPWSVYRHLYKVHRKTNEQVRRLRSQIHKKDIKVDKSVINNTSGKKAVSPNKKRIENENHLRVQQDNKEWMDHFEDDWELQRCGGCGRKFERKAALISHSQICQKRIAACNRIEQNHQVAVASNPTSLIVAVSPLSCSKKPVPKPSPEKKIGIQVRMNYCKNSSNCNGSPSQISSRQQSSSKSVLGDENDIDTLSVDEKESFFQPGLMKSAVDLKESSVLEQFLKNASKCHSSEGVEKVNSYLSNSVNRLDKVQTYEISTCKRSTFLRSNVSKNKNLEAKCMQLRSALENGVTESKKSGGKDKAIESAVFFDNNIDNTSESNASAISSLSSQLTPLVDKGYVCEVEESIEIKNINISRTLDSLPSTEADSTSMSGGGGLTMTYNSRTYTGNIKFSPTTDATCEEVSTSVVSDESPQSNLLLQVDSSSLNDDDDEDDEVSINLKPLALVEQESKIIQESELENTISILTRNQLKAICKDDLMPSTSDRNVSLENRMKRKTADAEIEAVTRELIKKKLHKYVNEIKNSCNLCHKRFKNAWNINQHIPIHTQWKRYKCLFNGCRYETFTKKSCVSHIAVHTKDNNKESPELLVGIINPSKWNLKLSDKWKTIGQTKTAPKVNNGQNKDNSSHKLVKTVNRLPKKPLNHNIGDNRKNLLKINIKRLNEKKKTKLSRVLTKVGTKQKLLTDYKTFSKVSNLKGKGVLKTNKLKKIALQSPKRKLSVQKSSPKRLKEKQLKNGVSASARNLSQTKAVKATVKKEGKSTSPPRRKLPVIKKEVKEDEIVVNHLTLDSSSETGTGKGRVSRTSSRKSSVNSVDQPKGKLCVNTIVKIEDSHTNHFPSDNYDSHSSIHIRGPEIVDGSSSMEEEESQESDRPVDDSHLKKIFMEVIFGPTKPSNPVQSPGRPVRNKSRPKRDNDFILGSQKDDKEIDDKSNLVKKSIKCSPGSRTSPESSKKSK; the protein is encoded by the exons ggagaaaattatactgtaattttagaGGACAAAGCATCCGAAAGGTTACCGACTCGGATAACAGCACGGAAGGATTTGACGTCCATAGTAGAGTCACTGTCAGGACAGACAAACAGATCCCCACTGTCCTCGGAAGGAGCAGATAGTGGAAATGACTCAAGAACCACTGAGCGACGACCTACCACGGTCCACTTGGAGCCTATGGACAACACAACATTTGGAGTCTTCCAGACTGTACTTAACAAGCCCAATTCTCAGGATCTCATGAAGAATCAG GTGACCGAACTGCAGAATCTCCTTTCACAGAATGAGGTGGTATTGGGACCTGATGGACGTATTCTACAGAATGGTGTCTTGAATGTCCATCATGAGGAACCGGAGGAGGACCACAGTCTGGTCTGTTCTGCCT GTAACGTAAAATTTGCTAATAGAAAGACACTTTCCAAACATAAAAGGTTGTTTCACGAGGCAGTGAGAACAAGTTATTCATGTCCTTGTTGCAAAAACTACTTTGCCAACCCTTGGAGTGTTTACAGACATTTGTACAAAG TTCACAGGAAAACAAATGAACAGGTCAGAAGGCTTCGCTCACAAATACATAAGAAGGACATCAAAGTGGACAAGtctgttataaataatacaagtgGTAAAAAAGCGGTTTctccaaataaaaaaagaatagaaaatgAAAATCATCTAAGGGTTCAACAAGACAATAag GAGTGGATGGACCATTTTGAAGATGACTGGGAGCTCCAAAGGTGTGGAGGTTGCGGAAGAAAATTTGAAAGGAAAGCTGCTTTGATTTCCCATTCACAGATTTGTCAGAAAAGGATTGCCGCCTGTAACAGAATTGAGCAGAACCATCAAGTAGCAGTGGCTTCCAATCCAACATCTCTCATAGTAGCTGTTAGTCCATTGTCTTGCTCGAAGAAACCTGTTCCTAAACCGTCTCCAGAAAAAAAAATAGGAATCCAAGTGAGAATGAATTATTGTAAGAACAGTTCCAATTGTAATGGATCACCATCTCAGATCTCGAGTCGTCAGCAGAGCAGCTCAAAGTCTGTACTTGGGGATGAGAATGATATAGACACCCTTAGTGTTGATGAGAAGGAATCATTCTTTCAACCAGGCCTCATGAAAAGTGCCGTTGATTTAAAAGAAAGCTCTGtgttagaacagtttttaaaGAATGCAAGCAAGTGTCACTCTTCCGAGGGTGTAGAAAAAGTGAATTCGTACCTCAGTAACAGTGTAAATAGATTAGATAAGGTGCAGACCTATGAAATTTCCACCTGTAAACGTTCAACATTTCTTAGGAGTAAtgtctctaaaaataaaaatcttgaagcCAAGTGCATGCAGCTAAGATCTGCTTTAGAAAATGGAGTAACAGAAAGTAAGAAAAGTGGAGGAAAGGACAAAGCTATAGAAAGTGCAGTATTTTTTGACAATAACATTGATAACACATCAGAAAGTAATGCATCGGCTATTAGTAGCTTGAGCAGCCAGCTGACACCTTTAGTTGACAAGGGCTATGTGTGTGAAGTTGAGGAATCGatagagataaaaaatataaacatttcaaggACTTTGGATAGTTTACCGAGCACAGAAGCTGATTCTACTTCCATGTCGGGTGGAGGTGGACTAACAATGACCTACAATAGTCGCACATATACAGGGAACATCAAATTTTCTCCAACTACTGATGCTACATGCGAAGAAGTCTCAACATCAGTTGTTTCTGATGAATCACCTCAGTCAAATCTACTTTTACAAGTAGATTCGAGTTCTCtgaatgatgatgatgatgaagatgatGAGGTGTCTATAAACCTAAAGCCCTTAGCTTTGGTAGAACAGGAATCGAAGATTATACAAGAAAGTGAACTAGAAAATACTATTTCGATCCTGACGAGAAATCAACTTAAAGCGATTTGCAAGGACGATCTTATGCCCAGCACCAGTGATAGAAATGTTTCTTTAGAAAACAGAATGAAGAGGAAAACAGCAGATGCAGAAATTGAAGCTGTGACAAGAGAACTTATAAAGAAGAAGCTCCACAAGTatgtcaatgaaataaaaaactccTGTAACTTATGTCATAAAAGATTCAAGAATGCTTGGAACATTAACCAACATATTCCCATCCATACACAATGGAAAAGGTACAAATGTCTTTTTAATGGATGTAGATATGAAACTTTTACAAAGAAAAGTTGTGTGTCACACATAGCTGTACACACCAAGGACAACAACAAGGAGTCTCCAGAGTTACTAGTGGGTATCATCAATCCAAGCAAATGGAATCTAAAGCTATCAGATAAATGGAAAACAATTGGACAGACAAAAACTGCACCAAAGGTTAACAATGGTCAAAACAAAGACAATTCATCTCATAAATTAGTGAAAACTGTTAATAGGTTACCAAAGAAACCTCTCAATCATAATATTGGAGATAATAGGAAAAATCTGttgaagataaatattaaaagattaaatgaAAAGAAGAAAACCAAATTATCGAGAGTGTTGACTAAAGTtggtacaaaacaaaaactgttaactGATTATAAAACGTTCagtaaagtttcaaatttaaaaggtaaaggggttttaaaaacaaataaattaaagaaaattgcaCTGCAGTCACCAAAGAGAAAATTATCTGTCCAAAAATCATCTCCAAAGAGGTTAAAAGAGAAACAGCTTAAAAATGGAGTTTCAGCTTCAGCAAGGAATCTCTCGCAAACAAAAGCCG TAAAGGCTACAGTGAAGAAAGAAGGAAAATCTACCAGTCCACCGAGAAGAAAGTTACCTGTAATCAAGAAAGAAGTAAAGGAAGATGAAATTGTTGTAAATCATTTAACATTGGACAGCAGTTCTG AGACAGGCACAGGAAAAGGAAGAGTATCAAGAACAAGCAGTAGAAAGTCTTCTGTAAATAGTGTCGACCAACCAAAAGGAAAACTTTGTGTCAACACAATTGTTAAAATAGAAGATTCACATACAAATCATTTCCCATCAGATAACTATG ATTCCCACAGCTCAATTCACATTCGGGGTCCAGAAATTGTTGATGGGTCTTCGTCCATGGAAGAAGAAGAGAGTCAAGAATCTGACAGGCCAGTCGATGACTCAcacttgaaaaaaatttttatggaaGTTATTTTTGGGCCAACAAAACCATCGAACCCTGTGCAATCTCCTGGAAGGCCTGTTAGAAATAAAAGTAGACCTAAAAGAGACAATGATTTCATTCTTGGAAGCCAGAAAGATGACAAAGAAATAGATGACAAATCAAACTTGGTAAAAAAGTCTATTAAATGTTCACCTGGATCTCGGACCTCTCCAGAGAGTTCGAAGAAATCCAAGTAA